The Lentisphaera araneosa HTCC2155 genome includes the window TGAAACACACTTTATTATGCAAAAAAATGCCTAACGAATAAGATTAGATTTCGCTGATATTAAAGGGAACCCAAAGTAGCCGGAATCTTAATCAATGGTTGGACGAGCCCCATGCTCGGACCCCGCCCTATGTATTTAGCTTTTTAGCCTGAGGGAGATGAAGGGGTCAATTTTGCCCCAAAAAAGGCAATGGATACGCCTGTTTGACTAGATGGACTCACTACTTTTGTGAAGGTCGAGTCTTTTCCTAGGATTAATCGCAATCGAAAGATTTTTTGAAGGGCATTTATACTGAAATTCCTCAAATTTGGGCATAGGGGATCTATGACCCAAAGTTTTGTACTGAAAAAATTAATGAATAAACTTAGGAGATTGAAACTATAGGCGGCGAGCGTGCCCCTACTGACACTAAAGATTCTTGCTTGAGACGTCCTTCACTAATGACTCGGCCAATGGGCAGCATAATGCCCTGACAAAGACTGCAGCGTAGCGCAGGTAATTTTGGCGGAGGATCATTGGGAATTTTGACTTCCAGTAAGTTCTGCATAAGAAAGAGTTTTTTCTTGGCTGCAGGAGCGAGAAAACCGTATTCCCGCACGCGATGGAAGCCCCTTGGCAAGACGTGCTGAGCGAGGCGCTGTAAAAACTCCACGGGTCCAAAATCTTTGGAGTCCATCCGCTTGGTCTGCGAATCCTTATACCGCAGTCGAACTTTATCCTCTTTTTCGGACAAGGATTGCTCTGAAACTACACCTCGCATGAGGTAGCGACTAAGGTATTCGAGGGCATGAAGCCCTTGGCCTACACTTCGGCAATCCACATTCCACTTTTTTGCATAAAGCGAGGATTGGAAGCCAATTTTGTGCTCAGTTAAGGCTGCGAGAAATTTACCACGATACAATGCGCCTAAAGCTTTATTGTTGACGAGATAATTTTTCTTGATCACTCGTAAGAGCTTTTCCTGACTATTGAGTACGAGCCCGGGAACGATGTAGTGAATATGAGGATGATAGCACAAGTCTCGCCCATGGGTATGCAGAACGCCAATCATGCCACATTCACCACCAAGACGATCTTTACACATCTCTTTGAGAGCTTGACTTGAGGCCATGAACAAGGCATCAAACATCTCTTTTCGTCGCCATCTTGGAATGGCACGCAAAGAGCTCGGCAGAGTAAAGGTCACCATGAAGTAAGGACATGGCAAGAGACGCTGTTTTTGTCGATGAAGCCACTGGCTCGCCCGATGGTTTTGGCAACGGCTACAGAAGCGGTTTCCGCAAGATCGGCAGTGATAATGAACATGTCCACAACTCGTGCAGGCATAGTAAGATCCACCTGCACTCTGCTGACGGCAATTCATCATAGCCTTAAAAGCGCGTCTCTGATCCTGATCAAGTGTCGAACTCAGCTCGTCCCAATATCTTTCGCTGAGCTCGACTAAATCCATCATCGCAGAGCTCCTAGGCGCTGCATCAATTTGTTGATCATGCCATCGGAGTCCTGTATCACGGGTTTTGATAAATGAGAGTAAATCGCCGTGGTTGCCGGAGAACTATGACCGAGGATTTCTTGAATTACTCGCAAGTTCACTCCCGCTTCCACCAAATGTGTTGCATAGGAATGACGCAGGGAATGCACCGACACCTGTTTGGCGAGGCCACTATCAGCCAAAGCCGCTTTAAAGGCCGACTGCACCCCGCCCTTATCCATGTGCAAAGTCGTTTTGGAATTGCTACGACTTTTCCCGGCATAACGCGGAAATAGCAGTAGCGGATTGCGGTGTATCACCCAGTAATCCCTTAGCATCTGGTAAGTCACTTGGGGCAAGGGAACGAGACGGTCTTTGTAGCCCTTGGAATTGCGCACATGTAAACGCATGCGATCCTTGCAAATGTCGCCCGTTTGAATTCTCACACCCTCGCTGATGCGTAGACCCATGGAATAAATTGCTGTGAGACAAGTTCGATAGCGAGCTTTTTCCAAATGAGACAAAATCAGTAAAGTTTCATCTTGGCTGAGGATATCGGGTAAGGATTTTACTCGGGGGATACGAACAATTTCGAGCCATTTCCACTCGCGCTTGAGCACGTATTGATAAAAAAAACTTAGGGCACAGCGATCCATCTTCACCGTGCTCCAGGAATAAGTATCCACCAATTCAGAAAAGTAGAGCTTGAGCTCCTCTTCTTTAAGTTGATCAAGAGGCGAAGCAATCAAATCATTGACGCGACGCAAAGCTCGCAAGTAGTTGTCCACTGTACTCTTTGCCTTAGCTTGGAGCTTAAGCTCCAATTGCATCGCTCTATAATATTTTTGGAATGAATCATTCATCATTTTTCTCCGTTTAATTAAGCCAGAACACAAAACTGTGTCCTTGATAAGCTACAGAGAAAAACTACCGTAAAAGAAGACCAAACTACAAATTAAAAGGCACCGAGGAAAGTTTTGACAAGAGGAGAAAATGACTTACACAAGCACAGCCTGCCGCAGGGCGGCTTCGTTCAACCAAGGATCGGAGTTGAGATTCTCGTACCTCGAATCCAACTCAATCCAGACGTTAGATCAGAATAAAATTCATAAGAATTGATAGAAATTCGTATCTTAAAAAGCAAGTCACTCTATTCTTGGAATCACAGAATGAAGCTGAGTAAATGCGAACTCAGCAATTCACCAGAAGTAAACGCAAACTGTGCATCGAATACGATTCCAAGTATATTCGAAGTCAGCAAATAAAAAGAAAAATAAGTCTAATTATCAACAATTAAAAAAGAAAAGATCTAACAAATGGATCTAAGGTAGACCTTTACTAATACTCGAGCTTCCTCAGTTTCGATCTTAAATTCATAAAAATAATATTTAATAACAAACTACTAGATCGTAAAAATCTGTACTTATTTATGTTCTGAAGCTTGGAGAAAACTGTTATCCTAAAAAGTTGGATTAGCTTAGGAGCTATTAACTTATAGGGAAACTTTAATTGAATAAATTCGTTCTGATTCTTCTTTGGCTTTTGTTTGTGTCTTGCTCAGATGAGAGCGCGTCCTCACCTGTCAATGATTACAAGGCTGAGAAAAATAGAATCATTTCAGTCATGAGTTATCCTCAGGGCCTGATCACCTTTAAACACACTCTTGATAAACAGCATTCCATTAAAATTATATTGGCTCCTGAACTAGGAAATCAATGCTACTCATCACTTCATTCTGGGGTCACCGCATCGGTCATCACTGTAACAGACGATGGTCTATTTATTGAAGATACTTTCCACAAAATTGGCCCTATTGATTTAAAAGGGCATACAATTAAATTTGAAAAAATTGATCAGCCTCAAATTAATTCGACTAAATACCAAGTTGGTCAAATTACTGATTCGCAAGGCCGCTCTTTCCCCTTCTCTATCGAAGTCATTAGCGAAATAACAGACGCCAAAATCAGTTCAAATACAAAATAAAGCTCTATATTCTTTTCACTTATTTATTCGACTTTTTAATTGCCAAGGCGAATAAAATTAATCAGCACATACAAAAAATTTAAAATCTAAGTTAGAGGTTCAAATTGGCATCCACACTCTACAAAGCATCAAAGACTCCGATGCTAATCATTCTAAGTGGTGTTATTTTACTATCCCTCTTCGGTCTTTTATTCACAAAAGCCACAATTTATCTCATCATTAGTTCTTTTATCATTCTATTTATTTTACTGAGTCTAATTAGAAAAAATTATTTGGAATTAGATAACGTGGGGTTTCGGGAAAAAATGGGAGGCCGCTTCCTATTTGACTATAAATGGGAGGAAGTCAAAGACTTTAAAATCCTCGAAGTTGGTGAATTGAGCACAATTGCTTTTGCGGTCATCGCAAAAGGTGAGAAACAGGAGTCCATCACCAACATCTACAAAGTTGAACTTGATCAAATGATGAAAGAAATCAAGAAGTACAAAAAACAGAATAAACTCGACAGTAAGGAGCAATAATTTTATGAGCAATCATGAAAAAATCAATTATCTGGAATTTCCTTCGAAAGACTTAGAAGTCACTAAGAAGTTTTTTTCTCAGTGCTTTGCTTGGGAGTTCATTGATTACGGTCCCGAATACATGGCTATTACAGCCGCTGGGATTGATGGTGGTTTTTACTTATCTGAAATAAGGTCATTTGTCCGTGAGGTGTATTTGTCCCCTTACGTACAGATATTTAGTTTTTCTGAGAGTTCAAGTCATTGACGATGGTTTCGTATTGTGAGTCCACCTTTGCGTCCGTATTGATGATTTGCTCTAAAACAAACCCTCGGTCTTTGTACTCCAAGATGATAGCTTCATATTCTTTGATTAACCGGGGTGTATTTCCAATAACTTTGGCGATCTCATTGATATTCATGCCCTTCTTATAACAGATAAGAACCTGTTTAAATTTGCTGATATAACGCTGGATAGCCTGGAATGAATGATAAGTCTCACGACTTACTTGTTGAACGCTGAGTTTCTTTATGAAAAGTTTTTCAATTATAATTTTTTTGTGCGTGAGAGTTGGCCCCATATCATGTATTGAACCTCTTCGAGGTAAGACCTCATTGTGTTCCAGTTCCCATTCTTTAATATACTTACCCACAGTTGGTGGAGAGATCTTTAAAAGAATGGCTAATTCAACCGAGGTCATACAGCCACCTTGCTTATAACTTTGTTTGAGCATCCTTGCAACAGCTTCCTTTTTTATGTCTCTGAGCTTCTTACCGTCTTTGCGCTCTTGAATATCTTCTGCTCGTACTAAATCTAGGATAACACTCACTAAAGGTGTTTGATTGATCTTTTTTCCGTATGATTTAGTCGCATTTTTGTCAGTGGTCACCCATGGCGTCTGACCCTGTTTTAAATGAGAAGTTTCGGGATAGAATTTATTGACCATAGAGATAATAGTTGAGTTCAAAACTTGCCGAGTCCTCATTCCTCCCAGTTGCGGACACTCCTCTGAGAAAAAAGCTGTTAAAGCTCCAGCAAAAGTTTTATATTGTTGTGGTCCGTAAGTTGCTTCATTCGCTGAAATATGCGTCTTCATGCTCTGCTCCATACGGGATTTGATAGATTCGACAGTAGTGAGTCTTTTTTTTCGCCAACTTCCTTATAGTATTCATCTCCTGTAAGCAGGATTTCATCCAGACGATGTTTGAACATATCTTTATTCTTAAACTCGTCGTAAATCTTAAGGAATGTCTTCACGCCGCGTTGTGAGATTCCTGCAACTACCGCGATTTCATGGTCAGTGAAGCTCTTCCCTACCCGTAAGTAAACCGCAACTTTAAACTTTTGAAGGTAACTCTCAACGGCGCCCATCGAATGTTTTGTAGCACTCGCAACTTCAACTTCTTCTTTGCCTTCCACCCAATGACGAATGACCAATTCACGGTGTGTAACTCCAGGACCAATATCTTTTTGTTGGCCACGCGTCGGAATGACAATACCTTCCTCTTGTAAGTGTTTGATATCACGTCGGATCGTTTTTGTATCGCACATCAACAGCTTGGCCAAATCCTCCTGGCTTAATAGACCTCCTTGATCGCGAGCCTCTTCGCTCAAACGTATTAACCTACGCTGACGGCGAACAACTTGCCGTTGTTTATTTTTTCTATTGGGCAACTCTTCTTCGTCAAAATCACTGAATACACTTAGAGTGACGCTTATCATTTCACAGTCTTTGAGTGCCTTACCTGCACCTTCCTTGGTCGAGACGCAGTTGTACTTGAGTTGACCTTCTTTAAGTTCCTTTTGGCTATAGGAAAAATAGACCTCATCTATCATGCGAACCAGTTCTTTGGCTTCCCAGGGACTTAGGCCCGCTCCATGAACCGCCAAGTGACTCATTTGCTGGTTCATTGTTTTTAAAGATAAGCGACGACTTTGATTTTCTTGAGAGTTCGCTATTTGTATACTCATGGTGTAGTGCTCCTTATTTTTTGCTTTTTGGTAGAACAATTTATAAGGGGACACTACACTTTTTTAGTATCTAGCGATACTTACCGGACAAATGACTGAATCGTAAATCAACTCCTCCAGTGAGCTGGGGAGTGTACTCGTAGTTTTATAAAGTAAAGACCTCAAAGCTAGCGAAGAAAAAATCATTCTCCATGGTGGAGTCATTAGTAAAGAGACTTTTTCATTTCCTGGAGGTCAACGCTTCCATTTCAAAGATCCCAATGGTAATGAATATGCGGTGTGGAGCGAAGTCTAATTAACTTAGTCAAATAAGCACAAAAAAAGCGGTGAATCAATCACCGCTTTTTTTAGTTTTGGGCTAAGGGATTAGCCGTGGCAAACTTTATATTTTTTGCCAGAACCGCAAGGGCAAGGATCATTGGGGCGAACTTTTGGAGATTCGCGTTCAATAGGCTTGCGTACTGGTGGAGCTTCAATAATTTCTTCTTGTGGAGGCTGGGCTTCCATCTGCATCATATCGTCGATTGATACGGATTCTGTGTCCATGCCCTGCTGTTGAAGTAATTTGAGCTGCTGAATAAGATTTTCGAATTCCACGTCCTGTGCAGATTGCTCAGTCATTGGAATATTGTGAAGCATTTCCTCGATTGATTCGAGAGATACGGCGGTACGGAACATATTCGAAAGAATCTGCTGAGAGATATTATCTTCGAGTTCAGCAAAGAGCTGGAAAGCTTGTTGCTTGTATTCGATGAGTGGATCTTTTTGTGCGATACCCGCAAACTGAACATTTTGACGCAGGCTATCCATTGCGCGCAAATGTTTAATCCAGAGTTCATCGAGGGCACTGAGCATAACGTTACGCTCAAGATACTGAATTTGCTCTGGATCCGTATTGCTTTCTTTCTCTTCGTAAGCACTCACAACACGCTTGATAATGGCATCAGCTAAAGGAGCGATTTCCATCGGCTGTTCAAAGTTAAAACTCGTTAGATCAAAGTCGAGTGGGAAAGTTGTCCCTAACCACTGCTCGAGTTTTTCTTGCTCAACGCGGTAAGCACCACGACGGCCCGTTGATAAAACTTCTACTTGGTCTTCCACAGTATTATTGAGGATGTCGTAGAGGCGGACTTTAGGATCATCTGAGACGAGGATATCTTTACGGAACTCATAAATGATTTCACGTTGCTTATTCATCACGTCATCGTATTCGAGTGTACGTTTACGGATCATGAAGTTCTGATTCTCAACTTTTTTCTGCGCGTTTTCGATCATCATTGTTGCCATGCGACCTTCGATACTCTCATCTTCATCCATGCCCATTTTCATACGGTCAAGAATACCGGTCATACGGTCGGCAAAGAGACGTAGGAGGTCATCTTCAAAACTCACATAGAAAACACTTGAACCGGGATCGCCCTGACGTGAACAACGACCACGTAACTGACGGTCAATACGACGCGAATCGTGACGCGTCGCCCCGAGTACGTGCAAGCCACCCAATTTAATGACTTCTTCACTGAGCTTAATATCTGTACCACGACCCGCCATGTTAGTTGCAATTGTAATGGCGCCTGACTGACCTGCGTTGGTAATAATTT containing:
- a CDS encoding DUF1670 domain-containing protein, which produces MKTHISANEATYGPQQYKTFAGALTAFFSEECPQLGGMRTRQVLNSTIISMVNKFYPETSHLKQGQTPWVTTDKNATKSYGKKINQTPLVSVILDLVRAEDIQERKDGKKLRDIKKEAVARMLKQSYKQGGCMTSVELAILLKISPPTVGKYIKEWELEHNEVLPRRGSIHDMGPTLTHKKIIIEKLFIKKLSVQQVSRETYHSFQAIQRYISKFKQVLICYKKGMNINEIAKVIGNTPRLIKEYEAIILEYKDRGFVLEQIINTDAKVDSQYETIVNDLNSQKN
- a CDS encoding IS91 family transposase gives rise to the protein MMDLVELSERYWDELSSTLDQDQRRAFKAMMNCRQQSAGGSYYACTSCGHVHYHCRSCGNRFCSRCQNHRASQWLHRQKQRLLPCPYFMVTFTLPSSLRAIPRWRRKEMFDALFMASSQALKEMCKDRLGGECGMIGVLHTHGRDLCYHPHIHYIVPGLVLNSQEKLLRVIKKNYLVNNKALGALYRGKFLAALTEHKIGFQSSLYAKKWNVDCRSVGQGLHALEYLSRYLMRGVVSEQSLSEKEDKVRLRYKDSQTKRMDSKDFGPVEFLQRLAQHVLPRGFHRVREYGFLAPAAKKKLFLMQNLLEVKIPNDPPPKLPALRCSLCQGIMLPIGRVISEGRLKQESLVSVGARSPPIVSIS
- a CDS encoding tyrosine-type recombinase/integrase gives rise to the protein MMNDSFQKYYRAMQLELKLQAKAKSTVDNYLRALRRVNDLIASPLDQLKEEELKLYFSELVDTYSWSTVKMDRCALSFFYQYVLKREWKWLEIVRIPRVKSLPDILSQDETLLILSHLEKARYRTCLTAIYSMGLRISEGVRIQTGDICKDRMRLHVRNSKGYKDRLVPLPQVTYQMLRDYWVIHRNPLLLFPRYAGKSRSNSKTTLHMDKGGVQSAFKAALADSGLAKQVSVHSLRHSYATHLVEAGVNLRVIQEILGHSSPATTAIYSHLSKPVIQDSDGMINKLMQRLGALR
- a CDS encoding DUF1670 domain-containing protein; amino-acid sequence: MSIQIANSQENQSRRLSLKTMNQQMSHLAVHGAGLSPWEAKELVRMIDEVYFSYSQKELKEGQLKYNCVSTKEGAGKALKDCEMISVTLSVFSDFDEEELPNRKNKQRQVVRRQRRLIRLSEEARDQGGLLSQEDLAKLLMCDTKTIRRDIKHLQEEGIVIPTRGQQKDIGPGVTHRELVIRHWVEGKEEVEVASATKHSMGAVESYLQKFKVAVYLRVGKSFTDHEIAVVAGISQRGVKTFLKIYDEFKNKDMFKHRLDEILLTGDEYYKEVGEKKDSLLSNLSNPVWSRA